TGGGACAAAGGTGTATTGCTAACTACTGAACATTTTTATCATGTAGGGGCAAAAGAGGCGAATAGAAACAAAATGATCGAGGCATTAATAGTAAGCGAAAAAAATGTTAACTATCAAGAAGTTAGAGAGCCTTTTGAGCAGTTGGCGTTATTATAAAAAATTAAAACTTCCATTATTCAATTTAGGCTCTTTGTCAAATAGGGTTGATGAGTAAATTTAAGGTCAAGCGACTAAATTTGTTGCTTGATCTTTTTCTTTGTTCTTAGGTTCATAAAGTCGGCACATGAGTAATATTCTGTCTCTAAAATGACTGAAGTTTCTGTAACCATAACCATTGCGTTTGAGTAGTTTAATCTTATTATTAATCCCTTCGATAGGACCATTACTAAGGCCTGCATGTGTGAGTGTGTTATGGATATATTCCCCATACTTTCTGAACGTCCTTAATACACGCCTTAAGCCTTTTGAAAGTGTCATGGACCGGCTTTGTGCCAAAATCTCTTGATATCGTTGCCAGTTCCTATCCCTTAAGGCATCGCCCAATTGATGCACCATTTGATAGGTATCCTTCAAGACGTCGTCGTGCTGAATGAGATAGTCCACAATGCTACGAGTATTGGTTAACCAATCAAACAGTGGGAAGCGATGGTATTCAGTAGACATTAAGTCGCTTTTTGGTTTGAGTATTAATTTCCAATAACGCTTAAGTTTATTATAGAGTCTTGAATCTTTATAACGAACCTCGTTCATGTAACGAATTCGTGTCCGATCTAATTCGCGATTTAAGGCTTGAATTAAATGGAACGGATCAAGAATAATCTTTGCATTTGGAAACCATCGCTTTGCCAGGTGCATGTATGGTTCGTACATATCTATCGTAATGGTTTGAACTTGGTAACGTGCTTGGCGACTAAACCTTGAGAAATAAGCACTGAGTGAGTGTGTTTTTCTGTCTTCGACCACATCTACGATTTTATGTGACAGTGTATCACAACAGATGAAGCTCATCGCTGCTTTAACCGACTTAACGCTTTTAAATTCATCAAAGGATAGATGCTTAGGCAACTGTTCAGTGGACCGTATTCGAATAGCTCGAGCGGTTTCATGAATCACCCGTCGGACTGTATTTGGTGATACAAAAGTATCTTTGGCGATATCTGTTTCACAAGTGACTCTTGTGGCGCGGTCCATAATCTGTTGTTTGACTTGATTCGTAATATAGCAGTCAGGATTAACGATGGATGTCTTCGCTGTAAATGACCGCCCACAGGCTTTGCATAAAAAGCGTTGCTTAGCTAGGATTAAGTAAGCAGGTAAGCCTGATTTGGCTGTTAATGTCAGACGAGAGGAGCGTTTTCCATTACTGACAATGACATAATCATTATTGGCAATGCCACAATGAGGACAAGCCTCCGGTTTATATGCCAATGTTCCTCGATAAAAGAGCGATGTTCGCCCTTTGAATTCTATCTCTTCACAATAATCCATATCGATTTCAATGTTTTTGTCTTTTAATTGGAAGGTTTTTTCGATAAAATGATTCATACGTAGATGTTCTCCTTTATTATTGGGTCAACTTTAATATTAAAGAACATCTGCGTTTTTTGCACTTAAAAACGGTCGAGAAATTTCCATCAACCGTATTTATTTTAGAACCTCAATTTATTAGAATAGTGGAAGTTTTTATGTGGATCAATAATGCTAAATATTAATAATCAATATTTCCTAGTTCAGTTTGCTTCCTATAATCAACAAGGTACTGATCGTATTTATCTTGTAAAATACTAGCTTGTTTTGAATCTGTTTTTCTGATCCATGAAATATAAGAAGATAAATCAGTAAAAAGAGAATCTCTAACTTCCTTTGAATCTGTATATCTTGGGTGGTTTGTCCAGTAGTGGTTAAAAACATCTTCTCCTAAATAGGAAAATGGACCAGCGCCATATACAAATGGCTGAATGTTACTGGCTTTAATTGTTCCTATATTATCAGTATTTCCACTCCCTTTTTTATCTCCACAAATCCTAAATTTTTCTTGAACAAAAACTTCAACATCTTTATATGCCGGAATAATACCTGTTCGCTTATCTAATTTCACCCTACCGTGGGTTGGTTTTTCCTCTCTAACATATACAACTCCTAAAATATAGTGAGCTTTATAATCGTCGTAATGACCAACTATATTTTTCGTTCCGTTCCGCATAAAACTTGTAAAACTTCCACCTGTAAATCCAAATTTAGCTTTTTCTGATCTTCGATAAGTAGTTTTCACATCAATTCCAATTTTATTACCAATGCTATCAAAAAAATAGTAGTCTGGATATACAGTTTGTTTCTCGGACATACCTAATTGGAATCCTAGTTCATTCGCAGATTTTTCAAGTGCGTCAAAAGTAATAACTTCAAATAATCTACCTAATATTTTCGAATCGTTACCAAAGGTATAAATATCATCTTTTTTATTAACAAAACCAACTAACTCCCACTCTTCTTCTGTAGTTGGTAAATGTTTTGTAATTGTGCTTATGATAATATCTGTGTGTTTTTGTATTATATCGATTTTGTTTTCTTTTGTCATTCTATAAGTGTCTCCCTTTTGAATTGTGTTAGTCTGGACTAGGTAAAAACCCATTTTTCTCTGTTAATTCTATTAAATTAACACCTCGAGATTGAAAATTTAAATAAGGTAAGCTCCTAGAATTTTCAACAACAATGATTTGCCCCTTATCTTGATTGCTAGACATATATTCGAATAATCCCGTTCGCATATTTTCACTAGCGGCTTCAGCTGAACCCTGGTCAAGACCTAATAGAGGAGTATCAATCAGAGTTATATTTAAGCTATAAATTCCTGAATGATATAATAGTTCCCTTAACATAAGTATTACAATCGTATTTAAATATGCTTTATAGCCTTGTCCAAAACTGCTTTTTGGATTACCATCAATTTTAATATCAAATTTTGTTAAATCAAATCTTGCAGAAACAAATCTGTCATAATTGGCCTCCTATAAAATTTTATTTAACAAATTATTTATTACTCTGATTGTACTATCATCAAAATAACTTTTTGGAAGAAACTCTAAAGTTTTAGTTCTATCTTCTTTCTCTAACTCAATAAGATCATCATTCCAGTCTTCAACAATCTTCTGTAGTGATTGAAGTTGAGAGTCAATCTTTTCGTATTCAGTAATCTGGGAAATTGTGTCTTTAATATCATTGATTAAAGGCGACAAATTAAAACTGATTTTACTATTAATTTCATCTTTTTTTACTCTCAGCTGAGAAATTTGCTTTCTTAAATGACTTTTGTCTTCTACAACTTCTTTTATTGTTTTTTCTAAATCGTTTGCTTGCTTAATTAGTCTTAGCAATTCATTGTTAACTGTTTCTTTGTATGATGAAATGCCTTTATACTCAATAGGCTGATCACAAAATGGACAATTCTCATCGTGGCATTCTTCGCTTAGTTCTTTATGGATTTGTTCACCTTCAAGAATTAGAGTTAACCTTTTTATATCAGATACGTACTGTGTCTTTAATGCATCATATCTTGAAGAAAGTACCTCAAGCTCATATAACACGCTATTTAAATCTTTAATCTGAATCAAAATGTTTTGACGTTTATCCATTGACTCTTGTAATTTATTTTCAAGTTTAGTAAGTTGATTGCTTAATTCTTCAACACTAATGCCATCAATACTACCTGCTATACTTTTTAGCTTATCATCTAGCGCTTTATAAGATTCTGCGTAAGAATTTTGCTTGTTTTTAATGTATTCTCTAATTGCTATCTTCTTGGCATTTTTTATTTCTTTTTTGATTTCCTCACTGTACTCAGAAAAATCATATCCATAAAGCAAAAAAAGAATTGCTGATATTACTAGAGTATTATTGGTATATCCTTTTGGCAGTAAGATGGAATCCTCTTGAGATATTCTATTTTCGTCAACATAAAATAGATGAATTATACCTCTTAAGTGTAGAGAAGTCAAACATTTATGACACAAGCTCTGAAAAATAGTTTGTGGAAAAGCAGTTAAACAATCAGAATACTTCTGGAAAGTTTTGTCAAGGCC
This region of Suicoccus acidiformans genomic DNA includes:
- a CDS encoding ISL3 family transposase translates to MNHFIEKTFQLKDKNIEIDMDYCEEIEFKGRTSLFYRGTLAYKPEACPHCGIANNDYVIVSNGKRSSRLTLTAKSGLPAYLILAKQRFLCKACGRSFTAKTSIVNPDCYITNQVKQQIMDRATRVTCETDIAKDTFVSPNTVRRVIHETARAIRIRSTEQLPKHLSFDEFKSVKSVKAAMSFICCDTLSHKIVDVVEDRKTHSLSAYFSRFSRQARYQVQTITIDMYEPYMHLAKRWFPNAKIILDPFHLIQALNRELDRTRIRYMNEVRYKDSRLYNKLKRYWKLILKPKSDLMSTEYHRFPLFDWLTNTRSIVDYLIQHDDVLKDTYQMVHQLGDALRDRNWQRYQEILAQSRSMTLSKGLRRVLRTFRKYGEYIHNTLTHAGLSNGPIEGINNKIKLLKRNGYGYRNFSHFRDRILLMCRLYEPKNKEKDQATNLVA
- a CDS encoding type II restriction endonuclease encodes the protein MTKENKIDIIQKHTDIIISTITKHLPTTEEEWELVGFVNKKDDIYTFGNDSKILGRLFEVITFDALEKSANELGFQLGMSEKQTVYPDYYFFDSIGNKIGIDVKTTYRRSEKAKFGFTGGSFTSFMRNGTKNIVGHYDDYKAHYILGVVYVREEKPTHGRVKLDKRTGIIPAYKDVEVFVQEKFRICGDKKGSGNTDNIGTIKASNIQPFVYGAGPFSYLGEDVFNHYWTNHPRYTDSKEVRDSLFTDLSSYISWIRKTDSKQASILQDKYDQYLVDYRKQTELGNIDY